TGGAGATAGGAGCTCACAGGGTAGTTCTACTCCCTTCtggtctctcctcttctctccattCTTTTCTCTGTCACCATGATTGGTCACTCAGGAAACATTACTGAACCTCTACACTGTGCTTTCCATCACACCTAGAATAAAGTCCTCACTTCTTACCACAGGGCCCTATGAGATCTGTACCCTGTCTACTTTGATCTTGTGGGCACTACTGCAGCGAGggtggctttggttattttttaccTCAGCGCCTGTGCACCTGCTATTCCCTCTGCTTGAacactcttcctcttttttccctgtgCCTGAAGGCTTTGCTTCAACCTCAAGTTTTTACCCTATCACCTCTAAGAACAGCTTTTGTAAGCCACCCAAGCTAAGCATAGTAGCTCCTTTCTGTCTTTTACTTGCCATGTGACCccgtttgttttttgtttgctactTGCTCATCATATCTCATCATTAAAATGTAAGCTTCACACAGGTAGGGACACTGTTTTGTTCATCACTGTTctttagcatctagcacagtgcacTGGTTGTTAGTAAAACACTGGTGAGCAGATATAACAGTGAATACTGACTGTTTAAGCAGAGGCAGGCATTGTCTCAGGCACACACATGTAATAGTCTGTGAGACTTGACCTCCTGGCTTCATTTTGCAGTGCAGGACAAGGAAGTGGAGGCACAGATTGTCAAGTCTCCTGTGCCTTGGGCACTCTATTGATTGCTAGTCAGGAATTAAACCCAGAGATACTGGCTCCAGTCAGTCTTCCTACAGAATATTAAGGCTCTTGGCACAGTGACTGACTGAATGACACATGGTCCCTGTCTTCAAATGTCGCACAGCCCAGAGAAGCCAAGTACAGAAACATGAGTCACAATAGAGACTGATGGAGAGAATGGTGCGGCTGGGTCATCAGGTGGGAAAGAGGTTGGTTTGGTTGGGTTGGAAGGTTGCAGGAGTATCTGAAGAGATGGTATTCTAACTGGACTTGGAGACTGCTTCCCTTACTTCCCAGTGGGTGGAGTCCTTTGGGGGATCTCCACTCATTCTCCTAACTCGTGTCCTCTTACTCTCAGGTCCCCACACAAAAGTTGTGCGGAGGATCTTCACCAACAGCCGGGAGCGATGGCGGCAGCAGAATGTGAACGGGGCGTTTGCAGAGCTCCGCAAGCTGATCCCCACTCATCCCCCAGACAAGAAGCTCAGCAAGAATGAGATCCTTCGCCTGGCCATGAAGTATATCAACTTCCTGGCCAAGCTGCTCAACGACCAGGAGGAGGAGGGCACCCAGCGAGTCAAGCCTGGCAAGGACCCTGTGCTGGGAGCTGgcgggggtggggcagggggtggTGCGCCTCCGGATGACCTACTGCAGGACGTGCTTTCTCCCAACTCCAGCTGTGGCAGTTCCCTGGATGGAGCAGCCAGCCCGGACAGCTACACGGAGGAGCCAGCACCCAAGCACACTGCCCGCAGCCTCCATCCTGCACTGCTGCCTGCCACCGATGGGGCTGGCCCTCGGTGATGTGTCTGGGGCTGCCCGGGATCAGCAGCAGGGGCCCCTAAGCCATTGAGATGGTGGACTGTAGGGCAGGTGGGATGAGTATGTACAGGGCAGTGGACTTGAGTCTGAACTTTGGGAAGCCCTAACTGACCCTGGGCTGGCTTTTCTGTTTCTTGCCTCAGGGGGAGAACAAGAAAATGGAGTGAAGTGGTAGGTACTTTTTCTGAAGATGGCACggtcttccctctcttccccaagTCCTAGAACTTCCCAAGAGGCTCCAGTGTCACTGCTTTTGGCCTGGAGTTTGGGAGTCCTGTCTTTGCTGAG
The sequence above is a segment of the Castor canadensis chromosome 7, mCasCan1.hap1v2, whole genome shotgun sequence genome. Coding sequences within it:
- the Tal1 gene encoding T-cell acute lymphocytic leukemia protein 1 isoform X5, producing the protein MATRVPPYGKTGFFGEPDAFPMFTTTNRVKRRPSPYEMEITDGPHTKVVRRIFTNSRERWRQQNVNGAFAELRKLIPTHPPDKKLSKNEILRLAMKYINFLAKLLNDQEEEGTQRVKPGKDPVLGAGGGGAGGGAPPDDLLQDVLSPNSSCGSSLDGAASPDSYTEEPAPKHTARSLHPALLPATDGAGPR